One window from the genome of Gopherus evgoodei ecotype Sinaloan lineage chromosome 2, rGopEvg1_v1.p, whole genome shotgun sequence encodes:
- the LOC115646158 gene encoding LOW QUALITY PROTEIN: carboxymethylenebutenolidase homolog (The sequence of the model RefSeq protein was modified relative to this genomic sequence to represent the inferred CDS: inserted 2 bases in 1 codon), with amino-acid sequence MTSDAQPFLYDIGKRTDYVGLGHEEQVEHIKAYVCKPSSVTDKAVIVIHDIYGWQFPDIRYITDLVAAEGYVAICPDFFLGKKPWTSADHWAEFRDWLKDRDPTKVDKEADVVLSIXKGACSAKKIGVIGFSWGGMAVHHLMLKNPELKTGVSLYGIIRDSDDRYNLLNPTFFIFGEKDHTISYDQIILLEKKLKQYCQVEYRIKVYPGQIHGFAELKPDDMKPRDKPYIEEARKDMMNWLKTYV; translated from the exons ATGACTTCAGATGCTCAACCTTTCCTATATGATATTGGAAAAAGAACTGATTATGTGGGCCTTGGACATGAAGAGCAAGTGGAGCATATCAAGGCATATGTTTGCAAACCATCTTCTGTTACGGACAAAGCTGTGATTGTGATTCATGACATATATGGATGGCAATTCCCAGACATTAGATACATAACTGATCTAGTGGCAGCTGAGGGATACGT AGCCATCTGCCCAGACTTTTTTCTGGGAAAAAAACCTTGGACATCCGCTGATCACTGGGCTGAGTTTCGTGACTGGTTGAAAGATCGCGATCCCACAAAAGTAGATAA GGAAGCTGATGTTGTCTTGAGTAT TAAAGGAGCATGCAGTGCAAAGAAGATCGGTGTCATTGGGTTTTCCTGGGGTGGAATGGCTGTACATCACTTGATGCTGAAAAATCCTGAATTAAAGACTGGGGTGTCCCTCTACG GAATAATCAGGGACTCTGATGACAGATATAATTTGCTGAACCCGACGTTTTttatttttggggaaaaagaTCACACCATTTCATATGACCAA ATCATCTTACTGGAGAAGAAACTGAAACAGTACTGTCAAGTTGAATATAGAATTAAAGTTTATCCTGGACAAATTCATGGCTTTGCAGAGTTAAAGCCAGATGATATGAAACCTCGAGATAAACCTTACATTGAAGAAGCAAGAAAGGATATGATGAACTGGCTGAAAACATATGTTTAA